TGTCGAGGCGGCCATGGGCGGACCGGAAAAGAATGCCGCTGCCTCGAATCCGCCCGAGCTGATGTCCTCGCTCGATCACCTGGCCCGGGAAATCGAGCGTCAGCAGGAGCGCCTCAGTGCGCTCGAGAACCTGCTGCTCGATCGCAAGCTCAGCGCGGCTGTGACGCCTTCGGGCTGGCCGGTGCAGGGCGGCTGGATTTCCTCCGGTTTTGGCGCGCGCGCCGATCCTTTCAACGGCCATCAGTCCTATCATGAAGGTGTCGACATCGCCTCCAACCTGGGTTCACCGGTACTGGCCATGGGCGATGGTGTCGTGACCCACAGTGGCGAGAAATCCGGTTACGGGCTGCTGGTCGAGGTTACGCATGAATCCGGTTTGATCACCCGCTATGCCCATGCCAGCGCCGTCCTCGTCAGGGTCGGCGACCGTGTGCAGAAGGGCCAGCCCGTCGCGCAAGTTGGCACCACCGGCCGTTCCACCGGACCCCATCTGCATTTCGAGGTGGTGCGCAATGGAACTTCGGTCAACCCCATGCGCTATTTGCAGCAAGCCGGGAAATAGGTCGCAACGCCGTCACGCTTCAAGTCTCTCCACTTTTCCTCCATAATTGCCGCTCTTTTGTTACGTCTCCCCGGGAGACGCACGGATTTTCATGATCACGAAAGCACTTACCAGGATATTCGGCAGCCGCAACACCCGTCTGATCAAGCGCATGCAGCAGGACGTGGCGCGCATCAACGCGCTCGAGGCAGGCATTGCGCCGCTCACCGACGAGCAGTTGCGTGCCAAGACCGCCGAATTCAGGACCCGCCTCTCGAACGGTGAGACCCTTGAGGGCCTGCTGCATGAAGCCTTCGCGGTGGTGCGCGAAGCCTCCAAGCGCACCCTGGGCATGCGCCATTTTGACGTGCAGCTGATCGGCGGCATGGTGTTGCACCAGGGTAAGATCTCGGAGATGCGGACCGGCGAAGGCAAAACGCTGGTGGCCACGCTGCCGGTCTACCTGAACGCGCTGGCGGGCAAGGGCGTGCACGTGGTGACCGTCAACGATTACCTGGCCCGGCGCGACGCCGAGTGGATGGGACAGATCTACAAGTTTCTCGGCATGAGCGTGGGCGTGGTAGTTCCCGGACAGGATCGCCAGACCAAGCGTGAAGCCTACGCCGCCGATATCACCTACGGCACCAACAACGAATACGGTTTCGATTACCTGCGCGACAACATGGCGTTTCGCGCCGAAGAGCGCGCGCAACGGGGACTCAACTACGCCATCGTGGACGAGGTAGACTCGATCCTGATCGACGAGGCGCGCACGCCGCTCATCATTTCCGGGCCGGCCGAAGAGAGCACCGACCTGTACGTCAAGATCAACGCGATCATTCCGCGCCTGACGAAGCAGGAAACCGAGAACGGGCCCGGTGATTTCAGCGTGGACGAGAAGACGCGCCAGGCCTACCTGACCGAGGCCGGCCACGAAACCGTGGAAAAGCTGCTGGCGCAGGCCGGGCTGCTGGAGCCGGGATCCAGCCTGTACGACGTATCGAGCCTGATATTGATGCACCATCTGATTGCCGCGCTGCGCGCACATGCGCTGTTCAAGCGCGAGGTGGATTACATCGTGCGCGACAACGAAGTCATCATCATCGATGAATTCACCGGACGCATGATGCAGGGGCGGCGCTGGTCGGACGGTTTGCACCAGGCCGTGGAAGCGAAGGAGGGCGTGCCGATCCAGAGCGAGAACCATACGCTGGCCACGATCACGTTCCAGAATTATTTCAGGTTGTACAGCAAGCTCGCCGGCATGACCGGCACCGCCGACACCGAAGCCTTC
The DNA window shown above is from Sulfuricaulis limicola and carries:
- a CDS encoding M23 family metallopeptidase; the protein is MNIILVPNSRRGKGRNTTLSHRHLVLIALVVLVALPVLLGVVAYHAQDMLTAHNADSLLSAQRRELAAQRTAVAEAKRNAEAHLNALAQRLGQMQAQMMRLNALGSRLTRMAGLDAREFNFAVEAAMGGPEKNAAASNPPELMSSLDHLAREIERQQERLSALENLLLDRKLSAAVTPSGWPVQGGWISSGFGARADPFNGHQSYHEGVDIASNLGSPVLAMGDGVVTHSGEKSGYGLLVEVTHESGLITRYAHASAVLVRVGDRVQKGQPVAQVGTTGRSTGPHLHFEVVRNGTSVNPMRYLQQAGK